In Aminiphilus circumscriptus DSM 16581, the sequence AGCGGATCCCCGCGTATCACAAGTTCGCCCTGGAGGACATTCGAGCCGGGGAGAAGGTCTTCAAATACGGGGAGATCATCGGAGAGGCCGTCACGGACATCACCAGGGGAAGTCACGTGCACGTCCACAATGTGAGAAGCCTGCGGGGGTAGAGCGAATGCGAACGATCAGGGCGTACAAGAGGACCGATGGTTCCGTGGGCATCCGCAACAAGGTGCTCGTCCTTCCCTCCGTGGTCTGCGCCGCGGAGACGGCGCGCATGATCGCCGGACAGGTCCAGGGGGCGGTGTCGCTGCAGAACCATCTCGGATGCGGGCAGATCGGCGAGGACGCGAAAATGACCATCGACACGCTGGTGGGGCTGGGAAGAAACCCCAACGTGTTCGGCGTTCTCGTGGTGGGGCTCGGGTGCGAGACCGCAAGGCCCCACGCCGTTGCGGAGGCTATCGCCGCCTCGGGAAAACCTGTGGAGTGCGTGGTTATTCAGGAACTGGGGGGCACTCTCAACACCATCCGCGAAGGTGTCCGCCTTGCCATGGATCTGGTCCAGCGGGCGAGCATGGAGGAACGCGTTCCCTGTGACGCGGCGGATCTTTGCGTGGCGGTGGAGTGCGGCGGTTCGGACCCCACGTCGGGCATCGCCGCCAATCCCTCCGTGGGCTCCGCCTGCGACCGGGTGGTCGCCGCAGGGGGGACGGTGATCCTCAGTGAGACCACGGAACTCATCGGCGCGGAACACCTTCTCGCCAAGAGGGCCGTCACGCCCGAGGTCGGCGAGGCCCTGAAGGCGATCTGCCGCAGGATGGAGCAGCGCGCCGCCGACATGGGAACGAGTCTGCGCGGGGGCAATCCCTCGCCGGGCAACATCGAGGGCGGTCTCACCACGCTGGAGGAAAAATCCCTGGGCTGCGTGCACAAGGCGGGAACCTCGCCGCTTCAGGAGGTGCTCCCCTACGGTGCCGCGCCCACGAAAAAGGGACTTGTCATGATGGACACGCCCGGATTCGACATCGACTCCGTCACGGGTATGGTGGCGGGCGGAGCACAGCTCTGTGTCTTCACCACGGGGCTCGGAACACCCGTGGGCAATCCCATTGCGCCGGTCATCAAGGTGACGGGCAATCCCGTCACGTACGGGCGCATGCGGGACAACCTCGACATCAACGCAGGGCGCATCCTGGAGGAGGGGCTTTCCATCGACGAGATGGGGGAGGAGATCTGGAGGGAGATCCTCGCCGTGGCGGAGGGAAAACAGACCCGCTCGGAAATCCTCGGTTACTGTGAATCGAGCTTTTGGCGCTGCGGCACCTGCGTGTGATTCGGAGACCAGCGACGTCGTCCCGGAGGGGATGGCGTCGGAGAGAACGCTGACTCTGGAAAGAAGTGGATGAGGAACATGGCTGGACGAGGACAAGACGGGCGTGACATCACCGGAGCCTATTACTTGGGGCTCATGCACGGCGCGGGATATCGGAGCGGTGATCTCCGCAAACCGCTCATCGGCATCGTCAATTCCTGGACGGATGTGAATCCAGGGCACAGGCCGCTGCGAGAGTTGGCCGGATTCGTCAAGGAGGGCGTCTGGGCGGGGGGCGGCGCGCCGGGGGAGTTCACGGTTCCCGCTCCCTGTGACGGTATGGCCCAGGGGCATGGCATGCACTATGTGCTTCCCCAGAGGGATCTCATCGCCGCCTCCGTCGAGGCCATGGTGGAGGCCCACGGTTTCGACGGGCTGGTGATGCTCGCCTCGTGCGACAAGATCATTCCGGGTATGCTCATGGCGGCGGCGCGGCTGAATCTGCCCACCCTCTTTCTCACCGCGGGGGCCATGCTTCCCTTTTCCGAGGGAGGAAGAACCTTCGTGACCTCGGATCTCAAGGAGGCCATCGGAAAAAGGAACAGCGGCGCTATC encodes:
- a CDS encoding UxaA family hydrolase, with amino-acid sequence MRTIRAYKRTDGSVGIRNKVLVLPSVVCAAETARMIAGQVQGAVSLQNHLGCGQIGEDAKMTIDTLVGLGRNPNVFGVLVVGLGCETARPHAVAEAIAASGKPVECVVIQELGGTLNTIREGVRLAMDLVQRASMEERVPCDAADLCVAVECGGSDPTSGIAANPSVGSACDRVVAAGGTVILSETTELIGAEHLLAKRAVTPEVGEALKAICRRMEQRAADMGTSLRGGNPSPGNIEGGLTTLEEKSLGCVHKAGTSPLQEVLPYGAAPTKKGLVMMDTPGFDIDSVTGMVAGGAQLCVFTTGLGTPVGNPIAPVIKVTGNPVTYGRMRDNLDINAGRILEEGLSIDEMGEEIWREILAVAEGKQTRSEILGYCESSFWRCGTCV
- a CDS encoding UxaA family hydrolase produces the protein MAMKEALRIAEGDSVAVALTPLGEGEVVTVGSHTVLVCERIPAYHKFALEDIRAGEKVFKYGEIIGEAVTDITRGSHVHVHNVRSLRG